One Streptomyces sp. NBC_01237 genomic region harbors:
- a CDS encoding phospho-sugar mutase, translating to MQHDLIAQARTWLAEDPDPETRDELGRLIDAGDLDELAVRFAGTLQFGTAGLRGEIGAGPMRMNRSVVIRAAAGLAAHLKAQGQEGGLVVIGYDARYRSADFARDTAAVMTGAGLRAAVLPRPLPTPVLAYAIRHLGAVAGVEVTASHNPPRDNGYKVYLGDGSQIVPPADGEIAAAIDAVGPLDGVPRPESGWDVLGEEVLDAYLARTDSVLGAGSPRTARVVYTAMHGVGTSVLTAAFARAGFPEPVLVAEQAEPDPAFPTVAFPNPEEPGAMDLAFATARRAGPDLIIANDPDADRCAVAVPDPTAEGGWRMLRGDEVGALLAAHLVDRGATGVFAESIVSSSLLGRIAEKAGLGYEETLTGFKWIARVDGLRYGYEEALGYCVDPEGVRDKDGITAALLVAELASVLKEQGRTLLDLLDDLALAHGLHATDQLSVRVEDLSVIADAMRRLRERPPAALAGLAVTSAEDLSRGTGQLPPTDGLRYHLTGARVIVRPSGTEPKLKCYLEVVVPVGSARELPAARARGAELLAGIKRDLAAAAGI from the coding sequence GTGCAGCACGACCTCATCGCGCAGGCCAGGACCTGGCTGGCCGAGGACCCGGACCCCGAGACCCGTGACGAGCTCGGACGGCTCATCGACGCCGGGGATCTCGACGAGCTCGCCGTACGCTTCGCCGGCACGCTCCAGTTCGGCACCGCCGGACTGCGCGGCGAGATCGGGGCCGGGCCGATGCGGATGAACCGGTCCGTCGTGATCCGCGCCGCGGCGGGCCTCGCCGCCCACCTCAAGGCGCAGGGGCAGGAGGGCGGGCTCGTCGTCATCGGGTACGACGCCCGCTACAGGTCGGCCGACTTCGCCCGGGACACCGCGGCCGTGATGACCGGCGCCGGGCTGCGGGCCGCCGTGCTCCCCCGGCCCCTGCCGACCCCGGTCCTGGCGTACGCCATAAGGCATCTGGGCGCCGTCGCCGGGGTCGAGGTCACCGCCAGCCACAACCCGCCGCGCGACAACGGCTACAAGGTCTATCTCGGCGACGGCTCGCAGATCGTGCCCCCGGCCGACGGCGAGATCGCCGCCGCGATCGACGCGGTCGGCCCGCTGGACGGCGTGCCCCGCCCGGAGTCCGGCTGGGACGTGCTCGGCGAGGAGGTGCTGGACGCCTATCTCGCGCGGACGGACAGCGTGCTCGGCGCCGGGAGCCCCCGTACCGCCCGGGTCGTGTACACGGCGATGCACGGCGTCGGCACCTCGGTACTGACGGCCGCGTTCGCCCGCGCCGGATTCCCCGAGCCGGTGCTCGTGGCCGAGCAGGCGGAGCCGGACCCCGCGTTCCCCACCGTCGCCTTCCCCAACCCGGAAGAGCCCGGCGCGATGGATCTCGCCTTCGCGACCGCACGCCGGGCCGGCCCCGATCTGATCATCGCGAACGACCCCGACGCCGACCGCTGCGCCGTCGCCGTGCCGGACCCGACGGCCGAGGGCGGCTGGCGGATGCTGCGCGGCGACGAGGTCGGCGCGCTGCTCGCCGCCCATCTGGTGGACCGCGGCGCGACGGGTGTCTTCGCCGAGTCGATCGTGTCGTCCTCGCTGCTCGGCCGGATCGCCGAGAAGGCGGGGCTCGGCTACGAGGAGACGCTGACCGGCTTCAAGTGGATCGCCCGCGTCGACGGACTGCGGTACGGGTACGAGGAGGCGCTCGGCTACTGCGTCGACCCCGAGGGCGTGCGCGACAAGGACGGCATCACGGCCGCCCTGCTCGTCGCCGAACTGGCCTCCGTACTCAAGGAACAGGGGCGTACGCTCCTGGATCTCCTCGACGACCTCGCCCTCGCCCACGGGCTGCACGCCACCGACCAGCTGTCCGTCCGGGTGGAGGACCTGTCGGTCATCGCGGACGCCATGCGGCGCCTGCGCGAGCGTCCGCCGGCCGCGCTGGCCGGACTCGCCGTCACCTCGGCCGAGGACCTCTCCCGGGGCACCGGGCAGCTGCCGCCCACCGACGGGCTGCGCTACCACCTGACGGGCGCCCGGGTGATCGTCCGCCCGAGCGGCACCGAGCCGAAGCTCAAGTGCTACCTGGAGGTCGTGGTGCCGGTCGGCTCGGCGCGGGAGCTGCCCGCCGCGCGGGCCAGGGGCGCCGAACTGCTCGCCGGGATCAAGCGGGACCTGGCGGCGGCCGCCGGGATCTGA
- a CDS encoding purine-nucleoside phosphorylase, translated as MNASVIPDNIQGDPHAAAAGAAARLRELTGGDTHDVALVMGSGWAPAGDALGAPEAEFPVTELPGFPAPAVQGHGGTIRSYRIGDKRALVFLGRTHYYEGRGVAAVAHGVRTAVAAGCKTVILTNGCGGLREGMRPGQPVLISDHINLTAASPIIGANFVDLTDLYSPRLRALCKEIDDTLEEGVYVQFPGPHYETPAEINMVRVMGGDLVGMSTVLEAIAAREAGAEVLGISLVTNLAAGLSGEPLNHEEVLQAGRDSATRMGALLARVLDRI; from the coding sequence GTGAACGCATCAGTTATTCCGGACAACATCCAGGGCGACCCGCACGCCGCCGCTGCCGGGGCCGCCGCCCGCCTGCGCGAGCTGACCGGCGGCGACACCCACGACGTCGCCCTGGTCATGGGCTCCGGGTGGGCTCCCGCGGGCGACGCGCTCGGCGCTCCGGAGGCCGAGTTCCCGGTGACCGAGCTGCCCGGGTTCCCCGCTCCCGCCGTCCAGGGCCACGGCGGCACGATCCGCTCGTACCGGATCGGTGACAAGCGCGCACTCGTCTTCCTCGGACGTACGCACTACTACGAGGGCCGCGGTGTCGCCGCCGTCGCGCACGGGGTCCGCACGGCGGTCGCCGCGGGCTGCAAGACCGTGATCCTGACCAACGGCTGCGGCGGGCTGCGCGAAGGCATGCGCCCCGGCCAGCCGGTGCTGATCAGCGACCACATCAACCTCACGGCGGCGTCCCCGATCATCGGCGCCAACTTCGTCGACCTGACCGACCTGTACTCGCCGCGGCTGCGCGCGCTGTGCAAGGAGATCGACGACACCCTCGAAGAGGGCGTGTACGTGCAGTTCCCCGGCCCGCACTACGAGACCCCGGCCGAGATCAACATGGTCCGGGTCATGGGCGGCGACCTGGTCGGCATGTCCACCGTCCTCGAAGCCATCGCGGCGCGCGAGGCGGGTGCGGAGGTGCTGGGCATCTCGCTCGTCACGAACCTCGCCGCCGGGCTGTCGGGCGAGCCGCTCAACCACGAAGAGGTCCTCCAGGCGGGGCGCGACTCCGCGACCCGCATGGGAGCGCTGCTGGCACGGGTGCTGGACCGGATCTGA
- a CDS encoding gamma-glutamylcyclotransferase: MSLYAAYAGNLDARLMTRRAPHSPLRGTGWLNGWRLTFGGEQMGWEGALATVVEAPRSQVFVALYDLAPMDEDSMDRWEGVGLDIYRRMRVRVHTLDGEEPAWMYVLNGYEGGLPSARYLGELADAAESAGAPHDYVMELRKRPC; the protein is encoded by the coding sequence ATGTCGCTCTACGCCGCGTACGCCGGCAACCTCGACGCGCGGCTGATGACGCGCCGCGCCCCGCATTCGCCGCTGCGCGGTACCGGCTGGCTCAACGGCTGGCGGCTGACGTTCGGCGGGGAGCAGATGGGCTGGGAGGGCGCGCTGGCCACCGTGGTGGAGGCGCCGCGTTCCCAGGTCTTCGTGGCGCTGTACGACCTCGCGCCGATGGATGAGGACTCCATGGACCGCTGGGAGGGTGTCGGGCTCGACATCTACCGGCGGATGCGCGTGCGGGTGCACACCCTGGACGGCGAGGAGCCGGCCTGGATGTATGTGCTGAACGGGTACGAGGGCGGGCTGCCCTCGGCGCGCTATCTGGGCGAACTGGCCGATGCCGCGGAGTCGGCGGGCGCCCCGCACGACTATGTGATGGAGCTGCGCAAGCGGCCCTGCTGA